A single genomic interval of Mycobacterium sp. DL592 harbors:
- a CDS encoding ABC transporter permease: MASATVSSAPARFAQILQVPAAGVSEGFRTIGQWAAFISQTIWLLPITVRRYRRETLQVVNNLAWGRGSLVVDGGVISVLAILGVTVGAIVAIEAFATLNLIGLGPLAGVIGGWGNVREMAPLVAGVAFAAQAGCRMTAEIGSMRIADEIDAVEAMGLRSIPFVVGTRVIGGLVCVVPGFLLTLVVSFITADTVIRVFYDQPGGTYYHYFVQFLTPSDIAYSLLKAVVYCTAVTLIHCYYGYFASGGPVGVGEASGRAIRASLVIIMVLDLATTVLLWGLRPQFVFKG, translated from the coding sequence ATGGCGTCCGCAACGGTTTCTTCGGCACCCGCGCGGTTTGCGCAGATCCTGCAGGTGCCGGCTGCCGGTGTCAGCGAGGGATTCCGGACGATAGGGCAGTGGGCGGCGTTCATCTCCCAGACGATCTGGCTGCTCCCCATCACCGTCCGCCGCTACCGGCGCGAGACGCTTCAAGTGGTGAACAACCTGGCCTGGGGCCGGGGTTCGCTCGTGGTCGACGGCGGTGTGATCAGCGTGCTGGCCATTCTCGGTGTGACCGTCGGGGCCATCGTCGCCATCGAAGCCTTTGCGACACTGAACCTCATCGGGTTGGGTCCACTTGCCGGCGTCATCGGCGGCTGGGGCAATGTGCGCGAAATGGCTCCGCTTGTTGCCGGCGTCGCCTTCGCCGCCCAAGCGGGTTGTCGTATGACCGCCGAGATCGGCTCGATGCGGATTGCTGATGAGATCGACGCGGTCGAGGCGATGGGGTTGAGGTCGATCCCATTCGTCGTCGGAACCCGCGTGATCGGCGGTCTGGTCTGTGTCGTTCCCGGATTCCTGCTGACGCTGGTCGTCAGCTTCATCACCGCGGACACCGTGATCCGGGTGTTCTATGACCAGCCAGGAGGAACCTACTACCACTACTTCGTGCAGTTTCTGACCCCATCCGACATCGCCTACTCACTTCTCAAGGCGGTCGTCTACTGCACCGCGGTAACCCTGATTCATTGCTATTACGGGTATTTCGCGTCAGGGGGTCCCGTGGGGGTCGGTGAGGCCTCTGGACGTGCTATCCGCGCGAGCCTCGTCATCATCATGGTGCTGGACCTCGCGACCACAGTTCTGCTGTGGGGGTTGCGACCACAGTTCGTCTTCAAGGGATAG
- a CDS encoding MlaD family protein — MWTTLGRRAIRTARMAIVAAVVIAVGSSCSPSAREATAPYCALMPDTVGLYVGNPVTQMGYPIGTVTSIAAGNSQVRVEFSVTERRQLPADVKAVIRSPSILADRSLELVGNYSGGPRLVPGGCVPLERSVSPKTVSEVIGSADTFLAAINPDGSTNIAGTVQGLDQLAHNNGAAAGRLLTTTSALLDSPDQAIADIGSIVENLGDLTTAVKEMSGPLKQAVLDAQATTPDLAKAVDGASRLAGGPYELGTLNPLIEAVAVVETRLGDTTQLTLDTAGATLRKLSPHANALAGLFDPVPWWINNLANHYNSHQFSFFNIAYRPPMFRVQTHDGLALCGAMNAAMPGSCADVNGVPYAVDVALLQYVLMQASHP; from the coding sequence ATGTGGACGACGTTGGGCCGCAGGGCTATCCGAACCGCGCGGATGGCGATTGTGGCTGCCGTCGTGATCGCAGTCGGCTCGTCCTGTTCGCCGTCAGCGCGTGAGGCAACCGCGCCGTACTGCGCACTCATGCCCGACACCGTCGGACTCTACGTCGGCAACCCGGTCACCCAGATGGGCTATCCCATCGGTACGGTCACCTCGATCGCGGCGGGCAACAGCCAGGTCCGCGTCGAGTTCTCGGTGACCGAACGGCGCCAACTGCCCGCGGATGTCAAAGCCGTCATCCGATCACCGTCGATCCTGGCTGATCGTTCGCTGGAGTTGGTCGGCAATTACTCGGGCGGTCCCCGGCTGGTTCCCGGCGGCTGCGTTCCCCTCGAGCGCTCGGTGTCGCCGAAGACCGTATCCGAGGTGATCGGATCGGCGGACACCTTCCTCGCCGCCATCAACCCCGACGGATCAACCAACATCGCGGGCACCGTCCAGGGACTGGATCAACTGGCGCACAACAACGGCGCGGCCGCCGGGCGACTCCTGACAACGACGTCCGCGTTGCTGGACAGTCCCGACCAGGCCATCGCCGACATCGGCTCGATCGTGGAGAACCTCGGCGACCTGACGACGGCAGTCAAGGAGATGTCCGGGCCGTTGAAACAAGCCGTGCTCGATGCGCAGGCGACGACACCCGACCTGGCGAAAGCGGTGGACGGCGCGTCCCGGCTGGCAGGCGGACCCTACGAACTGGGGACGCTCAATCCGTTGATCGAGGCGGTTGCCGTGGTGGAGACGAGACTGGGCGACACCACGCAACTGACCCTCGACACGGCAGGGGCCACTCTGCGAAAGCTCAGTCCCCACGCGAATGCCCTCGCGGGCCTCTTCGACCCGGTCCCGTGGTGGATCAATAACCTTGCCAATCACTACAACTCACATCAGTTCAGCTTCTTCAACATCGCCTACCGCCCGCCGATGTTTCGCGTCCAGACCCACGACGGCCTGGCACTGTGCGGTGCGATGAACGCGGCGATGCCCGGCAGCTGCGCCGATGTCAACGGCGTCCCATACGCCGTCGACGTGGCATTGCTTCAATACGTACTGATGCAGGCGAGTCACCCATGA
- a CDS encoding acyl-CoA dehydrogenase family protein, translating into MRRSLYDRDHEAYRETVREFLTREVVPHQHDWDRDRWIDPSVFARAAKAGIYALQVGEKYGGAGETDYRYRMVVCEEVARVNALSFGVTISLQDDLVLHYLLDLTNEEQRLRWLPGFAAGEIIGALAMTEPGAGSDLRGIRTTARRDGEDWILNGQKTFISSGIMADLVVVAARTGDTGGSKDLSLFVVERDTPGFERGRKLDKIGLPGQDTAELFFHDARVPAANLLGETGRGLQYLMSHLPRERLGVTAEAIATTRAIFDLTVEYCQSRHAFGGPLTDKQHIRFELAEMATEIDIVESYVDASVLAYNAGELSPVDAAKGKWFVSELQKRVIDRCLQLHGGYGYMTEYPVARAYLDTRIKTIYGGTTEIMKEIIGREIATS; encoded by the coding sequence ATGCGGCGGAGTCTGTATGACCGCGACCACGAAGCGTACCGGGAGACCGTGCGGGAGTTCCTGACCCGGGAAGTCGTTCCCCACCAGCATGACTGGGACCGTGACCGATGGATCGATCCCTCGGTCTTCGCTCGCGCGGCCAAGGCCGGCATCTACGCCCTGCAGGTCGGCGAAAAGTACGGCGGTGCGGGCGAAACCGACTATCGGTACCGCATGGTGGTATGCGAGGAGGTCGCCAGGGTCAATGCGTTGTCGTTCGGTGTGACGATCAGCCTGCAGGACGATCTCGTGCTGCACTACCTGCTCGACCTCACCAATGAGGAGCAACGGCTGCGCTGGCTCCCGGGCTTCGCCGCGGGAGAGATCATCGGCGCATTGGCCATGACCGAACCCGGCGCCGGCAGTGACCTTCGTGGAATCCGGACGACGGCCCGTCGCGACGGTGAGGACTGGATCCTCAACGGCCAGAAGACCTTCATCTCCAGTGGCATCATGGCCGATCTCGTCGTGGTGGCCGCCCGCACCGGTGACACCGGCGGTTCGAAAGACTTGAGCTTGTTCGTCGTGGAGCGCGACACCCCCGGGTTCGAACGGGGACGAAAGCTCGACAAGATCGGACTTCCCGGCCAGGACACCGCCGAGCTGTTCTTCCACGACGCACGCGTCCCGGCAGCCAACCTGCTCGGTGAGACCGGGCGAGGGTTGCAATACCTCATGAGCCACCTGCCGCGAGAGCGCCTGGGTGTGACTGCGGAGGCGATCGCCACGACTCGGGCGATCTTCGACCTCACCGTCGAGTACTGCCAATCGCGCCACGCGTTCGGCGGTCCCCTCACCGACAAGCAGCACATCCGTTTCGAACTCGCCGAGATGGCGACCGAGATCGACATCGTGGAGTCCTACGTCGACGCATCGGTGCTCGCCTACAACGCCGGCGAGCTGTCCCCGGTCGACGCGGCCAAAGGCAAATGGTTTGTCAGCGAACTGCAGAAGCGGGTCATCGACCGGTGCCTGCAGTTACACGGCGGCTACGGGTACATGACCGAATACCCGGTCGCACGAGCCTATTTGGACACCCGGATCAAGACGATCTACGGCGGCACGACCGAGATCATGAAAGAGATCATCGGCCGCGAGATCGCCACATCCTGA
- a CDS encoding MlaE family ABC transporter permease — MFLIWIRSNNADGRVCANERFGEQKRRNSPCQTRRFGLGVEFLTRGFEEQGGEAIDGRQRWVDSASAAAGGTPAVTVLNRPQPAADTAAVRQADHRRPGAGLTAAAGQGSRRALSKIAALPVRSAATMGRSVILAATIIRYAVTDTLTLRLSYGELIIQAWTLLKVTALPAVLMAIPFGAMVAVQLSGLVNEVGANSLVGSATGVAVLRQGAPVTAGLLMGGAAASAIASDFGARAIREELDALRTLGIDPVRRLVVPRFLALLLITPILVVIVIAMGVGAAFLIATVVNDVTPGSFWLSFGSFAKMADVWFTLGKGFAFATIVAVISSQRGMEARGGPRGVADAVNASVVLNVLVIVIVNLAITQIQTMFFPMAVA, encoded by the coding sequence TTGTTTCTAATCTGGATTAGAAGTAATAATGCTGATGGTCGCGTGTGTGCCAACGAACGCTTCGGCGAACAGAAACGCCGGAACTCACCGTGCCAGACGAGGCGCTTCGGATTGGGAGTTGAGTTCTTGACGAGAGGGTTCGAGGAGCAGGGCGGTGAGGCGATCGACGGACGGCAACGTTGGGTGGACTCCGCCTCTGCGGCAGCCGGGGGCACACCGGCAGTGACAGTCCTGAACCGCCCGCAGCCAGCGGCGGATACAGCCGCCGTACGGCAGGCAGACCATCGCCGGCCGGGCGCCGGCCTGACGGCGGCAGCAGGGCAGGGCAGTCGGCGGGCGTTATCGAAGATCGCGGCACTACCCGTGCGCAGTGCCGCCACGATGGGGCGCAGCGTCATTCTGGCGGCCACGATCATCCGCTATGCAGTGACCGACACGCTCACGCTGCGCTTGTCGTACGGCGAACTCATCATCCAGGCCTGGACGTTGCTCAAGGTGACAGCGTTGCCCGCAGTCCTGATGGCAATACCCTTCGGCGCGATGGTAGCCGTGCAGCTATCGGGACTGGTGAACGAAGTGGGGGCCAACTCGCTTGTCGGGTCGGCCACCGGGGTTGCCGTCCTCCGTCAGGGCGCACCGGTCACGGCCGGCTTGTTGATGGGTGGTGCCGCAGCCTCAGCGATCGCCTCCGACTTCGGTGCCAGAGCCATCCGCGAGGAACTCGATGCGTTGCGAACCCTCGGAATCGACCCGGTTCGGCGGTTGGTGGTTCCGCGCTTCCTGGCACTGCTACTCATCACGCCGATCCTCGTTGTCATTGTCATCGCGATGGGTGTCGGAGCCGCGTTTCTCATCGCGACGGTCGTCAACGACGTCACGCCGGGGAGCTTCTGGCTGTCATTCGGTTCCTTCGCGAAGATGGCCGATGTCTGGTTCACCCTCGGCAAGGGTTTCGCCTTCGCGACGATCGTCGCCGTCATCTCGTCTCAGCGAGGTATGGAAGCCAGGGGCGGACCGCGTGGGGTGGCTGATGCGGTCAACGCCTCGGTTGTACTCAATGTGCTGGTGATCGTGATCGTCAACCTGGCGATCACGCAGATCCAGACGATGTTCTTCCCGATGGCGGTCGCATAA
- a CDS encoding MlaD family protein: MTPLGALWRFLLSAAVAGVVFVLIVNVLRQPVAAETRSYTAQFTDVSGLHVDSDVRVRGVRVGKVGAIALKRVAGQSIAVVDLSLDRRYSVVADTRLAVKYQALTGLRYIDVVNPSGNAPAGDLVTHIPLAMTQPSFDITTLFNGLQPALATLSPDDIDRFTSNVASFLSGDGSGLAPMLESIRTLTEFVSNRQQVVATLMHNLASLADVFGGHSQDFVQVLEWLNRPLDAAISVLDEFRKSELYGPGFTAAAVRLLQNVGFRPGQADIDDGFDRAITVFDDYSEAFKRIPVLWDNVEPPPPPGTPLPCSRGPAQLPQSLDVLLNGQRVILCNR; the protein is encoded by the coding sequence ATGACGCCGCTCGGCGCGCTGTGGAGGTTCTTGCTCAGCGCCGCTGTCGCCGGGGTTGTGTTCGTTCTGATCGTCAACGTGCTGCGCCAGCCGGTGGCAGCTGAAACACGCTCATACACAGCTCAATTCACTGATGTGTCCGGCCTCCATGTTGACTCCGACGTGCGGGTTCGCGGGGTACGAGTCGGCAAAGTCGGTGCGATCGCGCTGAAACGGGTGGCCGGTCAGAGCATTGCCGTGGTGGACCTGAGCCTCGACCGACGCTATTCGGTCGTCGCCGACACGCGCCTGGCGGTCAAGTATCAGGCGCTGACGGGATTGCGCTACATCGACGTCGTCAATCCTTCCGGTAATGCGCCTGCCGGCGACCTGGTCACCCACATCCCTCTGGCAATGACCCAGCCATCTTTCGACATCACCACGCTCTTCAACGGACTCCAGCCCGCACTTGCCACGCTGAGCCCCGACGACATCGATCGATTCACCTCGAATGTGGCATCGTTTCTCTCCGGTGACGGGAGCGGGCTCGCGCCGATGCTCGAGAGCATCCGGACGCTGACCGAGTTCGTCTCCAACCGTCAGCAGGTGGTCGCGACGTTGATGCACAACCTCGCCTCCCTCGCCGATGTGTTCGGCGGGCATTCACAGGATTTCGTCCAAGTTCTCGAGTGGCTCAACAGACCCTTGGATGCGGCGATCTCCGTCCTCGACGAGTTCCGCAAGTCGGAGCTGTATGGTCCCGGGTTCACCGCAGCGGCCGTGCGGCTTCTCCAGAATGTCGGATTCAGACCTGGTCAAGCCGACATCGATGACGGATTCGATCGCGCCATCACGGTTTTCGATGACTACAGCGAGGCGTTCAAACGCATTCCCGTTCTGTGGGACAACGTTGAACCGCCGCCTCCGCCGGGGACGCCGCTGCCATGCTCGAGGGGGCCTGCGCAGCTGCCGCAATCCTTGGATGTGCTGCTCAACGGTCAGCGGGTGATCCTGTGCAACCGATGA
- a CDS encoding acetyl-CoA C-acetyltransferase, protein MTEAFIIDAVRTPVGKRNGGFAAAHPADMAAHVISTLVGRHDIDPAAIDDVILGCLDNIGSQAGDIARTAALAAGLPESVPGVTIDRQCGSAQQAVHFAAQGVMSGTADLIVAGGVQKMSQYPILSAFGAGEPFGSVDPWTGCQGWKARYGDQEISQFRGAELIAEHWQLSREDNERFAYASHQRALAAIAEGRFEREIIPFVGVSVDQGPRADTSLEKMATLPTLVDGGVLTAAVASQISDGAAALLIASKEAVDRFNLTPRARIHHMSVRGADPVMMLTAPIPATQHALKRTGMSIADIDAVEINEAFAPVVLAWLAEIGADPETVNPNGGAIALGHPIGCTGARLMTSLLHELERTGGRYGLQTMCEGGGQANVTIIERL, encoded by the coding sequence ATGACCGAAGCATTCATCATCGACGCTGTCCGCACCCCAGTCGGCAAGCGCAACGGCGGGTTCGCGGCTGCCCACCCCGCGGACATGGCCGCCCATGTCATCAGCACCCTCGTCGGCCGCCATGACATCGACCCGGCCGCGATCGACGATGTGATTCTGGGCTGTTTGGACAACATCGGCTCACAGGCCGGGGACATCGCGCGCACCGCGGCACTCGCCGCTGGACTACCCGAGTCCGTGCCCGGCGTGACGATCGATCGTCAATGCGGATCTGCCCAACAGGCAGTGCATTTCGCCGCACAGGGCGTCATGAGCGGCACGGCCGACCTCATCGTCGCCGGTGGTGTGCAGAAGATGAGCCAGTATCCGATCCTGAGCGCGTTCGGCGCCGGTGAGCCGTTCGGCTCGGTCGATCCGTGGACCGGCTGCCAAGGATGGAAGGCCCGTTACGGCGATCAGGAGATCTCCCAGTTCCGCGGGGCCGAGTTGATCGCCGAGCACTGGCAGCTCTCCCGTGAGGACAATGAGAGATTCGCTTACGCAAGCCATCAGCGGGCTCTGGCCGCCATTGCCGAGGGCCGATTCGAGCGCGAGATCATCCCGTTCGTCGGCGTCAGTGTCGACCAGGGACCGCGCGCCGACACGTCTTTGGAGAAGATGGCCACATTGCCGACTCTGGTGGACGGTGGTGTTCTCACTGCCGCAGTGGCGAGCCAGATCTCAGACGGCGCAGCGGCACTGTTGATCGCTTCCAAGGAGGCCGTCGACCGCTTCAACCTCACTCCCCGCGCTCGGATACACCACATGTCGGTGCGCGGCGCTGATCCGGTGATGATGTTGACCGCGCCCATTCCGGCAACCCAGCACGCCCTCAAACGCACCGGAATGTCGATCGCCGACATCGACGCCGTCGAGATCAACGAGGCGTTCGCACCGGTGGTGCTGGCCTGGCTGGCCGAGATTGGCGCCGACCCCGAGACGGTCAATCCCAACGGCGGCGCGATCGCACTGGGTCATCCGATCGGCTGCACCGGTGCGCGATTGATGACCTCGTTGTTGCACGAGCTGGAGCGAACCGGCGGTCGCTACGGACTGCAGACGATGTGCGAGGGCGGTGGGCAGGCCAACGTGACGATCATCGAGAGGCTCTGA
- a CDS encoding MlaD family protein: protein MRRSVLATTVSVIGAVLLTSCASITVNSLPQVGGGDDGYPVTIEFTNVLNLPDQAKVVQDGKTVGVVTRIDLKSDHVDVVARIDSDTVIPGASRATLQQSTVLGDTYVALQDPSDDGGAATPRSAAVAPGGRIPVVNTTSPPQLEDTIANLANFVGSGSIQRIQNSIIGVNKVTPARQDELRRMVSRVTVDLADLSNNIDTVDQLLSGASGTAAVLNRNLPTYAYWFSPAGMTGFDRATQAAGYIGTVLPSIGSIYSGGYWLVPMLNSLADAMGAVQQTKWDVEGEAPHWRDLFLNDFLPADKNPAINITSITGPDGRELVGNVEDVLRILGATP from the coding sequence ATGAGGCGTTCGGTTCTCGCGACGACGGTGAGCGTGATCGGCGCGGTGCTGCTCACGTCGTGCGCGTCGATCACTGTGAATTCGCTTCCCCAGGTCGGTGGTGGCGACGACGGCTATCCGGTGACGATCGAGTTCACCAATGTCCTCAACCTGCCCGACCAGGCAAAGGTCGTGCAGGATGGCAAGACGGTCGGTGTCGTCACCCGGATCGACCTCAAGTCCGACCACGTGGACGTCGTGGCCCGCATCGACAGCGACACCGTCATACCGGGGGCCAGCCGTGCGACGTTGCAGCAGTCCACCGTTCTCGGCGATACCTATGTCGCACTCCAGGACCCGTCCGACGATGGCGGCGCGGCCACACCACGGTCAGCCGCGGTAGCGCCCGGCGGCCGCATTCCGGTCGTCAACACGACATCGCCACCGCAGCTCGAGGACACGATCGCCAACCTCGCCAATTTCGTTGGTAGCGGCTCGATCCAGCGAATTCAGAACTCCATCATCGGTGTCAACAAGGTCACACCGGCCCGACAAGACGAGTTACGCAGGATGGTCAGTCGAGTCACCGTCGACCTCGCGGATCTGTCCAACAACATCGATACCGTGGACCAACTACTCAGTGGTGCTTCCGGCACCGCTGCGGTGTTGAATCGCAATCTGCCGACTTATGCCTACTGGTTCTCGCCCGCCGGCATGACGGGATTCGACCGCGCCACCCAGGCCGCCGGTTACATCGGCACCGTTCTTCCGTCGATCGGCAGCATCTACAGCGGCGGCTACTGGTTGGTGCCGATGCTCAATTCACTCGCCGACGCGATGGGTGCTGTGCAGCAGACAAAGTGGGATGTCGAGGGCGAGGCGCCGCACTGGCGCGATCTGTTCCTCAACGACTTCCTGCCGGCCGACAAGAACCCCGCGATCAACATCACCTCCATCACCGGGCCCGACGGTCGAGAACTGGTCGGCAACGTCGAAGATGTATTGCGAATTCTCGGAGCGACACCATGA
- a CDS encoding Mammalian cell entry related domain protein — translation MMHGVKVGSVTTVSSLPNGNVRLSADLQSGPATGLTDALGVDFRPANYFGVTSINLIAGDGGQPLRNGAQIDTVPKGNFTLQALLSRLGEITGGVVTPQLISVIDRATRYTDGLNPLIEALVTTANAVTVVQTVSTEQLLRNTTGVSVALPSFLDNATAAGYDINQGSGFVTFNVSNEHALPGSDIAVRPGQPQTEEYWRTRSVATLDVVANSFFGAIGKVLSSHPSDLLPAVGLIKTVADPVPALVAPVGIADTLVELRTRFEKLYGGTPEQRALQVHLVLDNLPGVQAPIDAIGGP, via the coding sequence ATGATGCACGGCGTCAAGGTGGGCAGTGTCACCACCGTCTCGAGCCTGCCCAATGGCAATGTCCGGCTGTCTGCCGACCTTCAGTCCGGGCCGGCCACGGGCCTGACCGATGCCTTGGGGGTGGACTTTCGTCCGGCCAACTACTTCGGCGTCACCAGTATCAACCTCATCGCCGGCGACGGTGGTCAGCCGCTGCGAAATGGCGCGCAGATCGACACGGTGCCGAAAGGAAACTTCACCCTCCAGGCCTTGTTGTCACGCCTCGGCGAGATCACCGGTGGAGTGGTCACACCCCAACTGATCAGTGTCATCGACAGGGCAACGCGATACACCGACGGCCTCAATCCGCTCATCGAGGCGCTGGTGACAACCGCCAACGCCGTCACCGTCGTCCAGACCGTCAGCACTGAGCAGCTGCTGCGGAACACCACCGGTGTGAGCGTTGCGCTGCCGTCCTTCCTCGACAATGCGACCGCGGCCGGATACGACATCAACCAGGGGTCGGGCTTCGTGACCTTCAATGTGTCCAACGAACATGCACTTCCCGGATCAGACATTGCTGTGCGGCCCGGTCAGCCGCAAACCGAGGAGTACTGGCGGACAAGGTCGGTGGCAACGCTTGACGTGGTCGCGAACTCGTTCTTCGGCGCGATCGGAAAGGTGCTGTCGTCGCATCCTAGCGACCTGCTTCCCGCGGTGGGACTGATCAAGACCGTCGCCGACCCGGTTCCCGCTCTTGTTGCCCCCGTTGGCATCGCCGATACCCTGGTCGAACTTCGAACCCGATTTGAAAAGCTCTACGGCGGCACCCCCGAACAACGGGCCCTTCAGGTTCATCTCGTGCTCGACAACCTTCCCGGCGTACAGGCTCCGATCGACGCGATCGGAGGCCCCTGA
- a CDS encoding TetR/AcrR family transcriptional regulator codes for MARKPPGADRSDVEVESKSQRTRQRILDAAAHVLSVKGFAGTRLTDVAEYAELQAPAIYYYFPSREDLIEEVMFCGISDMRRYLQETLDALPDGTAPLDRILVAVEAHLRHELELSDYATASIRNAGQIPEHLRGRERKESAAYGRIWQRLFDDAAAEGEMRDDLDPRVVQGLVLGALNWAAEWWDSRRGSLDTIVTHAQALVRSGIAPVASTPAPRKRSPRTTR; via the coding sequence ATGGCTAGAAAACCGCCGGGCGCCGACCGGTCCGACGTCGAAGTCGAATCCAAGTCGCAACGCACTCGCCAGCGGATTCTGGACGCGGCAGCCCACGTCCTCAGCGTGAAGGGGTTTGCCGGGACGCGGCTGACCGACGTCGCCGAGTACGCCGAACTACAGGCACCGGCGATCTACTACTACTTCCCCTCCCGGGAAGACCTCATCGAAGAAGTGATGTTCTGCGGGATCAGCGACATGCGGCGCTATCTGCAGGAGACCTTGGACGCGTTGCCAGACGGCACCGCCCCGCTCGATCGCATCCTCGTTGCAGTCGAGGCTCACCTGCGGCACGAACTTGAACTGTCCGACTACGCAACCGCCTCGATCCGCAATGCCGGCCAGATCCCCGAGCATCTTCGCGGCCGCGAGCGCAAGGAGAGCGCTGCATACGGACGCATTTGGCAGCGCCTTTTCGACGATGCCGCGGCCGAGGGCGAGATGCGCGACGACCTTGATCCCCGCGTCGTTCAGGGCCTGGTACTGGGTGCCTTGAACTGGGCTGCGGAATGGTGGGATTCGCGGCGCGGGTCTCTGGACACCATCGTCACCCACGCCCAGGCTCTGGTGCGAAGCGGCATCGCCCCGGTCGCCAGCACCCCCGCGCCACGCAAGCGAAGCCCGCGCACAACGCGCTGA
- a CDS encoding MlaD family protein: MRLLRSSVFWGVVALVVLLALALTAALIYISPPGGKTVVFYTDDAASVRPGDSLRIAGIPVGKVKELSLEATQVKVRATVDDDVFVGDRSQIQVRMLTIVGGYYVDLISLGDKPLGDRAIPIERVTMPYNLMRALTDATKVTDNVDPQPIHDSLDQIQHGLTGTNTETLSAVIDAGNALTSTMQRQRGQISAILNLSDEYIQTLSNYRGKLQELVSKIAILEQTLVLYGKGFGAALSGMGDISDAVLVPFGRFWVNHREEFIEKVRQWQDSFRRWADNNSRIIPRLRRVREKIERVLDAQNARPELLATDLCIPMPGSLC; encoded by the coding sequence ATGAGACTTCTGCGAAGCTCGGTGTTCTGGGGTGTCGTGGCACTGGTCGTCCTGCTGGCCCTGGCACTGACCGCGGCCCTGATCTACATCAGTCCACCTGGCGGGAAGACTGTCGTCTTCTACACCGACGACGCCGCCTCCGTCCGGCCCGGTGACTCGTTGCGCATCGCCGGCATACCCGTCGGCAAGGTCAAGGAACTCTCGCTCGAGGCCACCCAGGTCAAGGTGCGGGCAACAGTCGACGATGACGTCTTCGTCGGGGACCGGTCGCAGATCCAGGTCCGCATGCTCACGATCGTCGGCGGATACTACGTCGACCTCATCTCCCTCGGCGATAAACCGTTAGGAGACAGGGCAATACCGATCGAGCGCGTGACGATGCCGTACAACCTCATGCGCGCCTTGACCGACGCGACGAAGGTCACCGACAACGTCGACCCACAACCCATCCACGATTCGCTTGACCAGATCCAGCACGGACTCACCGGGACGAACACCGAAACGCTCTCGGCAGTGATCGACGCCGGAAATGCGCTCACAAGCACGATGCAGCGCCAGCGAGGTCAGATCTCCGCGATTCTGAACCTCTCCGACGAGTACATCCAGACACTGAGCAACTATCGAGGGAAGTTGCAAGAGCTGGTGTCGAAGATCGCGATCCTCGAGCAGACACTCGTGCTGTACGGCAAGGGGTTCGGGGCCGCCTTGAGTGGCATGGGCGACATCTCGGACGCCGTACTGGTCCCGTTCGGGCGTTTCTGGGTCAACCATCGAGAAGAGTTCATCGAGAAGGTGCGCCAGTGGCAGGACAGTTTCCGCCGATGGGCCGACAACAACAGCAGGATCATTCCCAGACTGCGCCGAGTGCGGGAGAAGATCGAGCGCGTCCTGGACGCGCAGAATGCGCGACCGGAGCTGCTCGCCACCGACTTGTGCATCCCCATGCCGGGAAGTCTCTGCTGA
- a CDS encoding TetR/AcrR family transcriptional regulator, which translates to MARRTPSSRTADSATDDAAGESKSAQTKARILAAAAHVLSTKGYAGLRLTEVATRADVQAPAIYYYYSSRDELIEEVMWAGIADMREHVVDALAALPGTTSPLDRLLAAAEAHLRHELEISDYTTAAIRNAGQVPRAIRQRQIREEERYGDVWRGLFNDLAREGVLRQDADPHILQMLVLGALNWAVEWWDPRRGSIDAVVANAQCLIRDGLRGHRAH; encoded by the coding sequence ATGGCCAGGCGCACCCCCTCATCGCGGACCGCGGATTCCGCAACCGATGACGCGGCCGGCGAATCCAAATCTGCCCAGACCAAGGCTCGTATCCTGGCCGCTGCAGCACACGTGCTGTCCACCAAGGGATATGCCGGTCTCCGGCTCACCGAGGTGGCCACCCGCGCCGATGTGCAAGCGCCTGCGATCTATTACTACTACTCATCGCGCGACGAGCTGATCGAAGAGGTGATGTGGGCTGGGATTGCCGACATGCGCGAGCACGTCGTCGACGCCCTGGCCGCATTGCCGGGCACAACATCACCCCTGGATCGGCTCCTGGCAGCGGCGGAAGCCCATCTGCGGCACGAATTGGAGATCTCCGACTACACCACCGCAGCGATCCGCAACGCGGGGCAGGTGCCGCGGGCCATCAGACAACGCCAGATCCGCGAGGAGGAGCGCTACGGCGACGTGTGGCGGGGGTTGTTCAACGATCTGGCCCGCGAAGGAGTGCTGCGACAAGACGCTGATCCCCACATCCTGCAGATGCTGGTCCTTGGTGCACTGAACTGGGCAGTCGAGTGGTGGGATCCGCGGCGCGGGTCGATCGACGCCGTCGTTGCCAATGCCCAGTGCCTCATCCGCGACGGCCTCCGCGGTCACCGCGCGCACTAG